The following are from one region of the Carassius auratus strain Wakin chromosome 13, ASM336829v1, whole genome shotgun sequence genome:
- the LOC113113193 gene encoding protein scribble homolog isoform X2: protein MEEPSDDYSLGHFSELEAAGCRSNLQWGQNGLDKKLQRYRTQRLGTHLHRDMTHHPEYYTSSERLSHPTESKRPCSHKSAISHVPLRLQIKVNGQRGGLGICIAGGKGSLPYKENDEGIFISRVSKGGPAEKAGFHVGDRVLEVNGQDMQEVSHHEAVSVLRNAGSCIKMKVLRERCLPVEPWIHESFDTMETADLQVSQEWDVTMSNNRSSGPQSSTDPTMDCSPLAIRTEATVCNGHGLNDQVQDLQLTKDTASFKNTAQQVVKNTMAIPRIILTHPSTDEEVEPLTQGLDDGDFDSDFSESDGHIYSDCLNSTFYPL from the exons ATGGAAGAGCCGTCTGATGAT TACAGCTTAGGTCATTTCTCAGAGTTGGAGGCAGCGGGCTGCCGATCTAATCTTCAGTGGGGACAAAACGGCCTAGATAAGAAGCTTCAAAGATACAGAACTCAGCGCCTGGGGACCCATCTCCACCGGGACATGACCCACCACCCAGAGTACTACACTAGTTCAGAGAGGCTCAGCCATCCGACTGAGTCCAAACGGCCCTGTTCCCACAAATCAGCCATTTCACACGTGCCATTAAGA CTACAGATCAAAGTGAACGGACAGAGAGGTGGACTGGGAATTTGTATTGCAGGAGGGAAAGGCTCCTTGCCGTACAAAGAGAATGATGAG GGTATTTTCATCTCCAGAGTGTCTAAAGGCGGACCAGCTGAGAAGGCCGGGTTTCATGTTGGGGACAGAGTGTTGGAG GTCAATGGTCAAGACATGCAGGAGGTCAGCCACCATGAGGCTGTCAGCGTCTTGAGGAATGCTGGGAGCTGCATAAAAATGAAAGTGCTGCGGGAGAGATGCTTGCCCGTGGAGCCGTGGATCCACGAGAGCTTTGACACCATGGAGACAGCAGACCTCCAGGTCAGCCAGGAGTGGGATGTCACCATGAGCAATAACAGATCAAGTGGCCCACAATCCTCCACTGATCCCACAATGGACTGCAGCCCACTGGCCATCAGGACGGAAGCTACAGTCTGCAATGGACATGGACTG AATGATCAGGTACAGGATTTACAGCTAACGAAAGACACAGCGAGCTTCAAAAATACTGCCCAACAGGTTGTGAAAAATACCATGGCG ATTCCTCGGATTATTCTGACTCACCCCTCTACCGATGAAGAGGTGGAGCCCCTGACGCAGGGCTTAGATGATGGAGATTTTGATTCAGACTTCAGCGAATCAGACGGTCACATCTACTCGGACTGTCTGAACAGCACTTTCTATCCTCTGTGA
- the LOC113113193 gene encoding protein scribble homolog isoform X1 — translation MDTVPARRKTQRRWKSRLMILGHFSELEAAGCRSNLQWGQNGLDKKLQRYRTQRLGTHLHRDMTHHPEYYTSSERLSHPTESKRPCSHKSAISHVPLRLQIKVNGQRGGLGICIAGGKGSLPYKENDEGIFISRVSKGGPAEKAGFHVGDRVLEVNGQDMQEVSHHEAVSVLRNAGSCIKMKVLRERCLPVEPWIHESFDTMETADLQVSQEWDVTMSNNRSSGPQSSTDPTMDCSPLAIRTEATVCNGHGLNDQVQDLQLTKDTASFKNTAQQVVKNTMAIPRIILTHPSTDEEVEPLTQGLDDGDFDSDFSESDGHIYSDCLNSTFYPL, via the exons ATGGACACAGTTCCAGCCCGGAGAAAGACGCAGAGGAGATGGAAGAGCCGTCTGATGAT CTTAGGTCATTTCTCAGAGTTGGAGGCAGCGGGCTGCCGATCTAATCTTCAGTGGGGACAAAACGGCCTAGATAAGAAGCTTCAAAGATACAGAACTCAGCGCCTGGGGACCCATCTCCACCGGGACATGACCCACCACCCAGAGTACTACACTAGTTCAGAGAGGCTCAGCCATCCGACTGAGTCCAAACGGCCCTGTTCCCACAAATCAGCCATTTCACACGTGCCATTAAGA CTACAGATCAAAGTGAACGGACAGAGAGGTGGACTGGGAATTTGTATTGCAGGAGGGAAAGGCTCCTTGCCGTACAAAGAGAATGATGAG GGTATTTTCATCTCCAGAGTGTCTAAAGGCGGACCAGCTGAGAAGGCCGGGTTTCATGTTGGGGACAGAGTGTTGGAG GTCAATGGTCAAGACATGCAGGAGGTCAGCCACCATGAGGCTGTCAGCGTCTTGAGGAATGCTGGGAGCTGCATAAAAATGAAAGTGCTGCGGGAGAGATGCTTGCCCGTGGAGCCGTGGATCCACGAGAGCTTTGACACCATGGAGACAGCAGACCTCCAGGTCAGCCAGGAGTGGGATGTCACCATGAGCAATAACAGATCAAGTGGCCCACAATCCTCCACTGATCCCACAATGGACTGCAGCCCACTGGCCATCAGGACGGAAGCTACAGTCTGCAATGGACATGGACTG AATGATCAGGTACAGGATTTACAGCTAACGAAAGACACAGCGAGCTTCAAAAATACTGCCCAACAGGTTGTGAAAAATACCATGGCG ATTCCTCGGATTATTCTGACTCACCCCTCTACCGATGAAGAGGTGGAGCCCCTGACGCAGGGCTTAGATGATGGAGATTTTGATTCAGACTTCAGCGAATCAGACGGTCACATCTACTCGGACTGTCTGAACAGCACTTTCTATCCTCTGTGA